The proteins below are encoded in one region of Sedimentibacter sp. zth1:
- the selB gene encoding selenocysteine-specific translation elongation factor, which produces MKNIIVGTAGHIDHGKTTLIKAMTGKDTDRWEEEKKRGITIDLGFAYFDLPNKNRIGIIDVPGHEKFIKNMLAGVIGMDLVLLVIAADEGIMPQTEEHINILNLLGIKNGIVVLTKCDLVDKEWLELVKDDIKDELEDTFFKDSPMIEVSSVTRQGIDELINKIQELTSENLEERDITTIPRLPIDRVFSISGFGTVITGTLISGQIKKGDELEIYPVNKVCRVRNIQVHGIDMECCFAGQRAAINLSNIKKKELYRGCVLAPINSMKNTMMLDVKINLLKSSKRIIENRSRLHLYTGTSEVLCRIVLLDKELLSPGESCYAQLRLEEEIAVRRGDKFIVRFYSPMETVGGGEIIEPVPNKKKRFDNELIEILKIKEQGSHTDVIENIILENSKNIPTIGELAKITALSLEEMSENIKKLDEEGKITIFKLKKDRYIWHKRYERQIEDEICKFIGDYNVANPYKYGIKKSEIKSKFFLKLKQNVFDEIINNMINKNLISQFKDYLFLAEYIIKKDDKYNVLYKKIVNLINKSKLDFVRLSEILALDSDNISLEDILNLLLDTEEIVKVCEDTFTSSTIIENTKTCITEYLEKNGKITAGECRDILNTNRKSAISLLEYFDSIKFTKRIENDRILNKLN; this is translated from the coding sequence ATGAAGAATATTATAGTAGGTACTGCGGGCCATATTGATCACGGAAAGACAACTCTGATAAAAGCAATGACAGGAAAAGACACAGACAGATGGGAAGAAGAGAAAAAAAGAGGAATTACTATTGACTTAGGTTTTGCTTATTTTGATCTTCCAAACAAAAACAGAATTGGTATAATCGATGTACCAGGTCATGAAAAATTTATAAAGAATATGTTGGCTGGAGTTATCGGTATGGATTTGGTTTTACTAGTTATAGCTGCTGATGAAGGTATTATGCCTCAAACTGAGGAGCATATAAATATATTGAATTTACTTGGTATTAAAAATGGTATAGTTGTTTTAACGAAATGTGATTTGGTAGATAAAGAATGGTTAGAGCTTGTTAAGGATGATATAAAGGATGAATTAGAAGATACATTTTTTAAAGATTCACCCATGATAGAGGTATCCTCTGTAACAAGACAAGGAATTGATGAGTTGATAAATAAAATTCAAGAACTTACAAGTGAAAATTTAGAAGAAAGAGATATTACTACTATTCCTAGATTACCTATTGATAGAGTATTTTCTATTTCTGGATTTGGTACTGTTATAACTGGAACATTGATTTCAGGACAAATAAAAAAAGGTGATGAACTCGAAATTTATCCTGTAAACAAAGTATGTCGAGTTAGAAATATTCAAGTACACGGAATTGATATGGAATGTTGTTTTGCAGGTCAAAGAGCAGCTATAAATTTATCAAATATCAAAAAAAAGGAATTATATAGAGGTTGTGTTTTAGCACCTATCAATAGTATGAAAAATACTATGATGCTTGATGTTAAAATTAATTTGTTAAAGTCTTCAAAGCGTATTATAGAAAATAGGAGTAGATTACATCTTTATACTGGTACAAGCGAAGTATTGTGTAGGATTGTTTTATTAGATAAAGAATTGCTATCTCCTGGAGAAAGCTGCTATGCTCAATTAAGACTTGAAGAGGAAATAGCGGTTAGAAGAGGGGACAAGTTTATTGTAAGATTTTATTCACCTATGGAGACAGTTGGTGGAGGAGAAATAATAGAGCCAGTTCCAAATAAAAAAAAGAGATTTGATAATGAATTAATTGAAATTTTGAAGATTAAAGAACAAGGTTCTCATACAGATGTTATAGAGAATATAATTCTTGAAAATAGCAAAAACATACCAACTATAGGTGAACTAGCTAAAATCACAGCGCTTTCATTAGAAGAAATGAGTGAAAATATAAAGAAGCTTGACGAAGAAGGCAAAATAACTATATTCAAATTAAAAAAAGATAGGTATATATGGCATAAAAGATACGAAAGACAGATAGAGGATGAAATATGCAAATTTATCGGAGACTATAATGTTGCAAACCCATATAAATATGGTATTAAAAAATCTGAAATAAAAAGTAAATTCTTTTTAAAATTAAAGCAAAATGTTTTTGATGAAATAATAAATAATATGATAAACAAAAATCTAATCAGTCAATTTAAAGATTATTTATTTTTAGCTGAATATATCATAAAAAAAGACGATAAATATAATGTACTTTATAAAAAAATAGTGAATTTAATAAATAAATCTAAGTTGGATTTTGTTAGATTAAGCGAAATACTAGCTTTGGATAGTGATAACATTAGTTTAGAGGATATACTAAATTTATTACTTGATACAGAAGAAATTGTAAAAGTTTGCGAAGATACATTTACATCATCAACTATCATTGAAAATACCAAGACATGTATCACAGAATACTTAGAGAAAAATGGTAAAATAACAGCAGGTGAGTGTAGGGATATACTTAATACAAATAGAAAATCAGCAATATCACTACTTGAATATTTTGATAGCATAAAATTTACGAAAAGAATCGAAAATGATAGAATTTTAAACAAGCTTAACTAA
- the selA gene encoding L-seryl-tRNA(Sec) selenium transferase produces MNKNAYFRNIPKVDILIEDERIKNIIKKNDRDLVIEIIRERTDELRKFITNSDSEQAIEERIANLIVDIVKSVNKITELNMKKVINGTGTILHTNLGRAIISEKIADRIKEIVTGYSNLEYDIEKGERGERYSHFEDIVCRITGAEACMAVNNNAAAVMLILSTMAKGNEVIVSRGELVEIGGSFRVPDVMIQSGSKLVEIGTTNKTHLSDYENAITEETKAFLKVHTSNYRIVGFTESVGIKELSELSKKHSLPVIEDIGSGVLIDLSKYGLAYEPTVQESIRNGADVVCFSGDKLLGGPQAGIIVGRKDLINKMKKNPLTRAMRIDKFTATALEAVFHEYLDEESAIKNIPVLSMITRDIKEIEKQAESLMTKLSGCKEKATIEIEDCLSQIGGGSLPLERIKSKCISIKPNSITTQIFENRLRNSQIPVIIRIANDKAIIDMRTIATNEIEILSQTIKNAFI; encoded by the coding sequence ATGAATAAGAATGCTTATTTTAGAAATATTCCAAAAGTAGATATACTTATTGAAGATGAAAGAATAAAGAATATTATTAAAAAAAATGATAGAGATTTAGTGATAGAAATTATTAGGGAAAGAACTGATGAATTGAGAAAATTCATAACCAATTCTGACAGTGAACAAGCTATAGAAGAAAGAATAGCCAATCTAATCGTAGATATAGTAAAAAGTGTTAATAAAATAACTGAACTAAACATGAAAAAGGTTATAAATGGTACAGGAACTATTTTACATACTAATTTAGGAAGAGCTATAATATCTGAAAAAATAGCGGATAGAATTAAAGAAATTGTTACAGGTTATTCTAATTTAGAGTATGATATTGAAAAAGGCGAGAGGGGAGAAAGATACTCTCATTTCGAGGATATTGTATGCAGAATAACTGGGGCTGAAGCATGTATGGCAGTTAACAATAATGCAGCAGCAGTAATGTTAATTCTTAGTACTATGGCTAAAGGCAATGAAGTAATAGTATCAAGAGGAGAATTAGTTGAAATAGGTGGTTCTTTTAGGGTGCCAGATGTTATGATTCAAAGTGGTTCTAAGCTCGTAGAGATTGGTACAACCAATAAAACACATTTATCAGACTATGAAAATGCTATAACAGAGGAAACGAAGGCTTTCCTAAAAGTTCATACTAGTAACTATAGAATAGTTGGATTTACAGAGTCTGTAGGAATCAAGGAACTTAGTGAATTAAGTAAAAAACACAGTTTGCCAGTTATCGAGGACATAGGGAGTGGAGTTTTGATAGATTTGAGTAAATATGGTTTGGCTTATGAGCCTACTGTACAAGAGTCAATAAGAAATGGTGCTGATGTAGTATGCTTTAGTGGCGACAAACTACTTGGAGGCCCACAGGCAGGAATTATTGTTGGGCGTAAAGATTTAATTAACAAAATGAAGAAAAACCCGTTAACTCGTGCTATGAGGATAGATAAATTCACAGCAACAGCATTAGAAGCAGTTTTTCATGAGTACCTAGATGAAGAAAGTGCTATAAAAAATATACCTGTACTTTCAATGATTACAAGAGATATTAAAGAGATAGAAAAGCAAGCAGAAAGTTTGATGACAAAATTATCTGGCTGTAAAGAAAAGGCAACGATAGAAATAGAAGATTGTTTATCACAAATAGGTGGTGGTTCATTACCACTTGAAAGAATAAAAAGTAAGTGTATATCTATAAAACCTAATAGTATTACAACACAAATTTTTGAAAATAGGCTTAGAAATTCTCAAATCCCAGTTATTATTAGAATTGCTAATGATAAGGCCATAATAGATATGAGAACAATAGCTACAAATGAAATAGAAATACTTTCACAGACTATAAAAAATGCATTTATTTAA
- the selD gene encoding selenide, water dikinase SelD, whose protein sequence is MSKKEVRLTQMTKTAGUAAKIGPETLAQVLCKLPKFKDDKLIVGLETSDDAAVYKINDEIAMIQTVDFFTPVVDDPYVFGQIAAANSLSDVYAMGGEPRLALNIIGFPNCLDPSVMADILSGGASKVIEAGATLAGGHSIEDDEPKYGLCVTGFVNPKGIFKNYGAKPGDVLILTKQVGSGIVNTAAKADMASKEIVDEAIIVMTSLNKKAKEVFEKYNISSCTDITGFGLIGHGIEMAESSNVTFDINIKDVPMISNIIEYAQMGLIPAGAYKNQAYFKGKVNYNEVKEEYIDVMFDPQTSGGLLVSVNENEAESIINDLEKSGIDTKFSIIGKVVEKQDKYINLHN, encoded by the coding sequence ATGAGCAAAAAAGAAGTTAGATTAACACAAATGACAAAAACTGCTGGCTGAGCAGCTAAAATTGGTCCTGAGACCCTTGCACAAGTTTTGTGTAAGTTACCTAAATTTAAGGATGATAAATTAATAGTTGGATTAGAAACATCTGACGATGCAGCAGTTTATAAAATAAATGATGAAATAGCAATGATTCAAACAGTAGATTTTTTTACACCTGTAGTTGATGATCCATATGTATTTGGACAAATTGCAGCAGCAAATTCATTAAGTGACGTATATGCAATGGGAGGAGAGCCAAGACTTGCTTTAAATATTATTGGGTTTCCAAATTGCCTAGATCCGTCAGTTATGGCTGATATATTGAGTGGTGGAGCATCCAAAGTTATTGAAGCAGGTGCTACATTGGCAGGTGGACATTCGATAGAGGATGATGAACCGAAATATGGATTATGTGTGACAGGATTTGTAAATCCAAAAGGAATATTTAAGAATTATGGAGCGAAACCAGGTGATGTATTAATCTTAACAAAGCAGGTAGGTTCTGGTATTGTAAACACAGCAGCAAAGGCAGATATGGCTTCAAAAGAGATTGTAGATGAAGCTATAATTGTTATGACATCTTTAAATAAAAAAGCAAAAGAAGTATTTGAAAAATACAATATTAGTAGTTGTACTGATATAACAGGGTTTGGTTTGATAGGTCATGGCATTGAAATGGCTGAAAGTAGCAATGTTACATTCGATATAAATATAAAAGATGTTCCAATGATATCAAATATTATTGAATATGCACAGATGGGGCTTATACCTGCTGGGGCATATAAAAATCAAGCATACTTTAAGGGTAAAGTTAACTATAATGAAGTAAAAGAAGAATATATAGATGTAATGTTTGACCCACAAACATCAGGTGGACTTTTAGTTAGTGTTAATGAAAATGAAGCCGAAAGTATTATAAATGATTTAGAAAAATCAGGTATTGATACGAAATTTTCAATAATAGGAAAGGTTGTTGAAAAACAGGATAAATATATAAATTTACACAATTAA
- a CDS encoding helix-hairpin-helix domain-containing protein, which translates to MKNDIYKKGLVLLCLIIIAIITIVGYYISKEEQQVESISNSEIEEKNIEDSENTEKQKQTIKVDIGGAIKNPGVYELKYGSRVDDLILMAGGITENANSDYISQNINKAKVLEDEDKVYLPNMDDDVDQIKFIENNSKTNDNCEDNKSITNKIDINIASKEKLMTLNGIGQSYADRIIEYRNKHKFNSIEEIMNVSGIGEKRFANIKDFIKVD; encoded by the coding sequence ATGAAAAATGATATTTATAAAAAAGGATTAGTATTGTTATGTTTAATAATTATTGCTATAATAACGATTGTGGGGTACTATATATCTAAGGAAGAGCAACAAGTAGAATCTATAAGTAATAGTGAAATTGAAGAAAAAAACATTGAAGACAGTGAAAATACTGAAAAACAAAAGCAAACCATTAAAGTTGATATTGGTGGTGCAATTAAAAATCCAGGTGTGTATGAATTGAAATATGGTTCAAGGGTAGATGATTTAATACTAATGGCTGGTGGAATTACAGAAAATGCAAATTCGGATTATATATCACAGAATATAAACAAGGCTAAAGTTTTAGAGGATGAAGATAAGGTATACTTACCAAATATGGATGATGATGTAGATCAAATAAAGTTTATTGAAAATAACAGCAAAACTAATGATAATTGTGAAGATAACAAAAGCATTACCAATAAAATAGACATTAATATTGCTTCGAAAGAAAAACTTATGACACTAAATGGTATAGGTCAATCATATGCAGATAGAATTATTGAATATAGAAATAAACATAAGTTTAATAGTATTGAAGAAATTATGAATGTAAGTGGAATAGGCGAAAAAAGATTTGCAAATATAAAAGACTTTATAAAAGTCGATTAA